The following coding sequences lie in one Rissa tridactyla isolate bRisTri1 chromosome Z, bRisTri1.patW.cur.20221130, whole genome shotgun sequence genomic window:
- the SYT4 gene encoding synaptotagmin-4 → MAPIAASRQQFDEIPTVVGIFSAFGLVFSVSLFAWICCQRKSSKSNKTPPYKFVHVLKGVDIYPENLNSKKKFGADDKSEAKNKSAMPKNSLHLDLEKRDLNGNFPKTTPKIQSSPGLENLSPKHFAERKKDSVSPDSLKSITSLSSEDKQDKLGTLFFSLEYNFEKKAFVVNIKEARGLPAMDEQSMTSDPYIKMTILPEKKHKVKTRVLRKTLDPAFDETFTFYGIPYSQIQDLTLHFMILSFDRFSRDDVIGEVLIPLAGIELSEGRLLMDREIIKRNVRKSSGRGELLISLCYQSTTNTLTVVVLKARHLPKSDVSGLSDPYVKVNLYHAKKRISKKKTHVKKCTPNAVFNELFVFDIPCEGLDDISIEFLVLDSDRGSRNEVIGRLTLGSSAEGTGGEHWKEICEYPRRQIAKWHMLCDG, encoded by the exons ATGGCTCCGATCGCGGCCAGCCGGCAGCAGTTCG ATGAAATTCCTACAGTGGTTGGGATCTTTAGTGCATTTGGCCTTGTcttctctgtctccctttttgCTTGGATCTGCTGTCAACGTAAATCTTCCAAATCCAATAAGACCCCTCCATATAAGTTTGTCCATGTTCTGAAGGGGGTTGATATTTACCCTGAGAATCTCAACAGTAAGAAGAAGTTTGGAGCAGATGATAAAAGTGAAGCAAAGAACAAATCAGCAATGCCAAAGAATTCTCTCCATCTTGATCTGGAGAAGAGAGATCTAAATGGCAACTTCCCCAAAACAACCCCTAAAATCCAGAGTTCTCCAGGTCTTGAAAATTTGTCTCCTAAGCActttgcagaaaggaagaaagactcAGTATCCCCTGATAGTTTAAAATCCATCACTTCCCTGTCATCTGAAGATAAACAAGACAAGTTAGGaactctctttttctccttagaGTACAACTTTGAGAAAAAGGCATTTGTAGTGAACATCAAAGAAGCACGTGGGTTGCCAGCAATGGATGAACAGTCAATGACTTCTGATCCCTACATCAAAATGACAATCCTGCCTGAGAAAAAGCACAAGGTGAAAACCAGAGTGCTGAGAAAAACCTTAGATCCAGCTTTTGATGAGACCTTCACCTTTTATGGAATCCCCTATAGCCAAATTCAAGACTTAACACTGCACTTTATGATCCTGAGCTTTGACAGGTTTTCCAGAGATGATGTCATTGGAGAAGTCCTCATTCCCCTCGCAGGAATTGAATTGTCGGAAGGAAGGCTGCTAATGGACAGAGAGATCATCAAAAGAAATGTTAGG aAATCATCTGGGCGTGGAGAATTACTGATCTCTCTCTGTTATCAGTCTACAACAAACACGCTCACTGTGGTTGTTTTAAAAGCCAGGCATCTACCTAAATCTGATGTCTCAGGATTATCAG aCCCTTACGTCAAAGTGAACCTGTACCATGCTAAGAAGagaatttctaaaaagaaaacccatGTGAAGAAATGCACCCCCAATGCCGTGTTCAATGAATTGTTTGTCTTTGACATTCCTTGTGAGGGCCTTGATGATATCAGCATTGAATTTTTGGTTTTAGATTCAGATAGGGGGTCAAGGAATGAGGTCATTGGCCGGCTAACCTTGGGATC